A genomic stretch from Schistosoma haematobium chromosome 2, whole genome shotgun sequence includes:
- the PCDHA2 gene encoding Protocadherin alpha-2 (EggNog:ENOG410V7YJ~COG:U), with amino-acid sequence MSTNMMKYDSFNRSQQQLLNRPFVIYIRDGDTNGFEGLPIASDPDSELNGIVMYKLTEYTNNGDPVKEPRLNITMTYDHIHSVNPKLILLRSLDYENIDDREIYATFYAIDGGDPSLTGSLSIIIRLLDMNDNPPVIKQPTKAEQYITLPENTTLDNKPFYMVNATDADSGEKSRLIYSFSQLANSLIPIKFHIDSINGAITIREPLDYEVYSERQFLLPIVVKDSGSPPLSCTTSISIQTKDINDNIPTLMIQENITIPEGHIFTKPIIRFYIKDEDEVSHVKVS; translated from the coding sequence ATGTCAACGAATATGATGAAATATGATTCGTTCAATAGATCACAACAACAATTATTGAATAGAccatttgttatttatatacGTGACGGAGATACAAATGGATTTGAAGGTTTACCTATTGCTTCAGATCCAGATTCTGAACTAAATGGTATAGTGATGTATAAACTCACTGAATATACAAATAATGGAGATCCTGTGAAAGAACCTCGATTAAATATTACTATGACATATGATCATATTCATTCAGTCAATCCAAAACTAATACTTCTTCGATCATTAGATTATGAAAATATAGATGATCGTGAAATCTATGCTACATTCTATGCCATTGATGGAGGTGATCCATCATTGACTGGTTCATTATCAATTATAATTCGTTTATTAGATATGAATGATAATCCCCCTGTGATTAAACAACCTACAAAGGCAGAACAATATATTACATTACCAGAGAATACAACATTAGATAATAAACCATTCTATATGGTGAATGCAACAGATGCTGATTCTGGTGAGAAAAGTCGTTTAATCTATTCATTTAGTCAATTAGCTAATAGTCTGATTCCAATAAAATTTCATATTGATTCAATCAATGGTGCGATTACAATACGTGAACCATTAGATTATGAAGTATATTCTGAACGTCAATTTCTATTACCGATTGTTGTCAAAGATTCTGGTAGTCCACCATTATCCTGTACGACGTCGATTTCTATTCAAACTAaagatattaatgataatatacCAACATTAATGATACAAGAGAATATTACGATTCCAGAAGGACATATATTTACAAAACCAATTATACGATTTTATATTAAAGATGAAGATGAAGTATCTCATGTGAAAGTAAGTTAG